The DNA region ATCTAGGGTTTCCCTACCGCCATCATGGTGCACATCTCCGAGATCACCGACGGCGCCGCCGCCTCCGCCAAGGAAGATGAGAAAGATGTCTCAGAGACGCTCTTGGCTGCTGTACATACCTCCGTCGAACAAGACAGCTCCACCCACGGATTGGAGCAGCCCCCTCCGCAGGTCCAGGAGCCTGCCTCCCCGTTTGAGCAGAACGAACCACCGCCACTTCCACTGCTGCTTCCTCCCCAGGAGACTCCCTTAGAGCCAGATGAGGCTGTTCGTCCTCCGCCACTGGAGCCAGAGCCGGAGCTGGCACCGGCGTCAGTGTGTCCGTCTGCCTCTGTGCCGCTGGATAGTTCTCAGATCGTGGCTCCAGCCCCTGCCACTGCTTCTTCCGACGTCAAAGTCCCCTATAATGAGTACGCTCTCCGCGTTGCCTACATCATGCGCAGCTACCTCAACATGCGGTCCAGTGGGGCCGCCGCCGACTTCGCTTCTGCCGGTTCCAATGGGGAGTCCTGCTGCAGGGCGATGATGGAAGTGACTCGGAAGGAGAATGGGCGATGGGGAGTATCAAAAGTTGAGACTGAGCACACTCACCTGCTTGACCCGCCACAGGACCTTGCGAGCACACTAGCTACTGGTGGTCTGGTTCCCGTTTTAGGCATGGAGTTTGACTCCATTTCAGCTGCTAAGCAGTACTATAGTGCTTACAGTGAGAAGATGGGTTTCCAGTCCAAGACAGGCTCAGGGAAGAAGTCGAGGGGGACGAGGCTCTTGCTCATGCAGAGGTTCTTGTGCTCCAAGGGGCACTTCCCCACCTACGTCAATGCTGCTGAGAACGCTACAAGGAAGAGGAAGCGCATTTTGAATAAAAAGGTAGCTAAAAAGGAAGCAAAAGAAGTCAAGACAGATTGTGATATGCTCGAGGCCATTGAGGTAGAAAACTTAGTGGAGAAAGATAGCATGGCACTTGAGGATCAGAGAGGGGAAATAGATGCAGAGAAGGCTCCGTCTGGTTCTGGAAATGATAAAGGGAAAGGGAAGAACTGTGGGAAGGTACCACTGGTATCCAATTCAGGACAGTCCCGGTTGTTGAGAGAGCTTGGTATAAGAGTATCACGCTACACAAATGAGGAAAGAAGGAATATAATACTTAAATACATGCAGAAAAGGAGTGGTAGACAAGCAGTTGACAGATCCATTAAGGTTTCATTCATGAATTTCTCAAATGAGATTTGAGTGAGGAGCTTGTTTTCGATTAAGATGATCAAGTTGAAATGGAAAAATGTAGTTTCTgcttaggtatatttatttaattagtttatgtcatattttttattttattttaattcttgCTAGATTCCCTCTCGACAAGCTTTGGCTGAAAGGAGGCAACGTGGTGTTGGAGGGAAGTTTCTTAGTAGAGAAGAGACACAGGTAACGTTTTTGATCCATGTGAAATTTTAGTGATTTTCATACCTTTTCATGTCTTCTTTACTTGCATACATGCCTCCCAGTTTCTCAGATTGATACTTTGATCTTTCATGTCAACTCTAATGTTTTCTGAATatcttttttaacattttttttttgtgtgtgctgTGGCATAAGGTTTAGCCTTTGTTTGGACTTAAGAATCTTTAAATGGAAGATTATAAGATGTGTATGCAAATGACATGTAGTTGAATATCCATATGTTGCATACAAAGAGAAATTATTTAACTTTGCtcataaaaatgttaaaaatttcaagaaaaaatcataatgctaatttttattagtggaatGGAAATGATAAGGAGTAGATGGATCGATTTCTTGTTCTGTACAAATCCTATGAAATATATAAGGAGTAAGTTTCCACAATGGTAAATAACCCTCCAAGTAAGATACAATGGTTGCCCTATTTTATTTGATTCCACTTGGTTTGCTAATTCTACCCATCCCACCCATTCGCCGCATCTAGTTGGCCCATTCCAACTCCTAGTTTATCTTATTCCACTTGGTTTGCTAATTCTACTAGGATTGCTGATTGATCCATGTGGCCTTTTTGGTTGGTTTACTAGGATTGCTAGAATTTTAGTTACACTAACTGCTAATAAATGACTCTTGACAGTGAAATTCTCATTAACATGTTCTTATTAGTATTAACCTGTTACTTTAAAACTTATgtctaaataatatatattatcagTGATGTTGATTATATGATTAATAAAATGAAAGGAGTTTGGTGTAACAGTACATAACTGTtagaatattttcatttataatcttaataattaataacttaaaaccTTGTAGTATTAATATACTATTTAATGCCATAAAGACAATATTTATACATTTGCAACATTTATTTGTATCATACTAAAGTGTACCCTATTTTAGTGAGACAATGTTGTCCATATTTCTTCTCACACTACATCTTGCATATCATAGTATGTTGTGCACTCTAACTCATTGCAAGACAAATTGTTACCTTAGTAATTAACACTTACAAGGATCATCGCCTACAAAGAGTGTAGTTCAAAACTATAATTCATGTAGGGAAGGAGTTTGCTTAGAAGAGCTTCAGGTAGAGATTGTTGCTTAGGAACTCTTAAAATGACTTATTGTCTTAAAAATTCGATATAAGATAACATATTCTCTAAAATATCTTAATCTCCTAAATTTTATACCTAACATAATGTTTAGATTTATgagatttaaaaactttaataaaGTCCTTAATTATTGCTATATTGTTCTCCTTTACTAAGTATTTGACTCCTAGTGAGTTATTGATATCTTCTCGTCGAATGCCTTTACCAATATATAAGAAATTGCCATGCAAAATTAATTACTAACTTCAAGAAACAATGCTTCTTTATTATCTTTTTCCTTGGTCATTCCTTCTTCTAATGAATGAGGTAATTACATCTTCATTATCCTCCAATCTTTGAGAAATTGAGTATGACTCTTTTGACTCAATGTTTTTTCAATTGCCCCTTCCAATGAATAAAGGAAACAAGTTAGATAAATAAGTATTAGAATCATGATTTTATGACTATATATATAACTCAATAAAGTGGACAAGAAGGTTTGTAGAGGAGCTTTAATGATACTATTTGAACTTACAATTCTAAGAGAACAATTACTTTATCATCAtgtatttaataataataatgtaaTTTCGTTTCTAACTTTCTATTGTCGATATGCATCTCTTATGTAAGCTTTTGCTATCATTATCTTACGAGCTATAATCTTATCTCCCTTCCTAACTACTCTTTACTATTTTGTTCCTTAACGAACTATTTTCAACAATGTCTACTCcatttttcattttattatttcctATGCACCATAACTTAAAACGTGAGTTTTCTATCATCTTGGCTTTCTCCCCTAcccattttttcttttataagcacaaaatattaattattctcCTAATCATTATATTTACTACCTTCATTTTTTTGTGAGTAAGTGTTCCATGCTCTAAATCCATGTTCTAAATCCAAGACAATCGATAttcctataatttttttcttatctaACTTAGGGAGtgagaactcttgcatatttaacactatATCCAAGTTATTGTGGAGATGTCCTTGTCAAGACGTTACCTGCAATGTGTTCCTTCAAAGGAATAACCTACCATTAACACAATAGTTTGATGGATCTATACATAACATTTGCGTTTGTTTGACGCTAACTAACAGTTTAACGCAACCATTTTTCTTTATTCGGCCTTGAGACCAGCCATGGTAGAAATTTGCCATGGCGGAGTTATGGGATATTTTTACCtatataaaaagaaaaatcatGCTATAGGACGAACACCCACCTTGAAGGAGGCTTCCTAAATGCTTGCTTGGTCATTGGTTTGACCCAATCCTCACATTGTTTATCACCATCTACACAAGCATTACAATTTATCCTTTAGCACCAAACAAAATTTATAAGATTTACGAAGAAAGAAGACTTGGCACATAGCAAAGAAGGATTTTTGCCTCTAGAAGATATATCAAATTTCCCCCTTTAGAGTTATCATAAAGTTCCAAATGCACAAAACTTAATGCAAAGACAACCTCTACGCTAGTCTCCCCATGAAAGATGATAGGTAGTAGCCCCAAGGACCACCTTGGTCTCCAATCAGCTAAGGAAAAGGCAAAGGTAGTCACTGCTTGCCTAGACCTTGGAGAAAACTTCCTTATAGCCATTCCCTAACTTCGTGGCTGTCCAACATCATCAACCTTCTTGATGCCGCCTACTCTAGAGGAGAAAAGGAAGGAAGGTTACTCAAGGGGAGGAGATGCTTTGGGAGGAATAAAACCCTAGAAGAGGAAGGGGTTTTGATCAAGATGAAGAAGATGGTAAGCTTGATTTCGCATCAATCATCACCCAAGAGACTAATTTTTAATGGATTTACTCTAAATTACAGCTTAATTAGAGACAATTATTCACcaaataaaatattcttttaattaaaacacaaaaaaaaaattacaaaaaaaaaatccaggaATAATACTGTTAAATTTAGCTTTGGATCAGAACAGACTAGTTTTAAAGTTAGGGTTGTGTTCCTCTCTAATCCCCTGTGAATGGAAGGCCACAGGTTTGATTCAACATTCTGCCACCCTTCGCTTGCTTAATTCATGTCTTTTCATCTCTATGCCTTAGCCATTTCCGAGTCTTTCTTTTGTGGGAGTTATCCACCACAAACACCCATGAATTGATGCAGGTAGTATTATTTGTCTCAAGCACCCAGAAACGTCCCCTTGAGCAGCTGTCCCTCCTGAAATCCTTAATCTCTTGTTCAATTCAGCCGCTGCCCAATGCTTCTCGCTACAGTCATGACACCTCTCTGCCTCTCCAACATTGTGAGATTATTATCATCCTTTCATCCCTCTGCTTTAATGCCAAGACTGTTAAGGTGCGACTTGACTACCAGGCAACCGAGCCTATCATGATAGAATTGTCTTTGTAAGATTATGTGATTCTTAACTAGCCTCCAATATTCAACATCCTCAACTCTCCATCAATGACGATGGCCTTTAGAAGAGGCAGACAAACCTAGTGTCTTTTTTGTATCTAAGCTATTATCAGATCACTTTAATCTTGCTTGGGCAAAGCCCAGCAGTGTCTAGATCCAAAGGAGCAGTTGCAGAGTTCTAAAGAGGCAGTAGAGAATAACTAAAAGGGGAAGGCAAAAGAACATGAGAAGATTTCTTTGAAAGAAAAAAGAGATGGATAAGCTATTACAACACAGTTTCTCAAAGGAAACAAATACAACACAGTAAAGTAGTAATTTTTCCCTTGGATTACTCTCTTGCTTCTCCCGTCTTGTAAAGCTAAACCCTCTTTCTTTGGCTGTGCTCTAACATCTATGTTACATATTCCTTGCAAAATAGATCACTGCCTAGGCCAATTTGATGAACTTTCAAAAAAGTTGTGTTACTTTTTTCTTTACTACCCACTTGATCTCAATCACAGTTTTTTTTGTACTACCCACTTGACCACAACCACCTTCCCTTTTCTATTCTTGTCCTCATACTAAATATCCTCTCCTTCCGTCTTTGTTCtactctttttctctcttctttgttttCTCTCATCTTTCATGTCAGCTCCCTCTAAGCCTCTTTATCTGCTTTGCCTCTTTGATTCCTTATTAGCAACACCTTTCTCAATCCCACAAGATTATGAAAGATAAGGATCATAAAGGCAAAAAATTCAAACAGATTTAGGAAACTAATCAAGTATCGCTAAAAGATTTACACATGGATTTCAACATGAGAACTTTAGAACTCTAACTGTTGTGATAAATCCTTCACTTGAATTGTACTCATGAAGGCTCATCTATTGCTGAGAAGAAAACCCTATCTTCTAGCACCATTCTTCCATACATTATCATTCACCCCTTAGTTACTCTCATAATGCCAACTTCAATTTATCCTTTACACTCTTTCAGTTATTATATAACTAGTTCGTCCTCAACACTACTGGATTTCTTAATTTAATTCTGGGCCAAGTTTCTCAAATTGCTGGTCCTAAATTTGTTCCCTCCAACGAGACTGACATGAACCTGAACTAAGTCCTCTGTAATCTCTAATCAAGTCATATCTCTATTTAGGAACGGTTGTACGTTGCTTATGCTCACCTTGGGCTCAACTTTAGGTCCAGATCAAAATTTAGAGGTTTCACATGTCCATCCATCACAATGGCACTTGTCAGTTAAATTTAAGCCTTTAAGGCAATAGTAAATCAAATAATTCAAACAACTAATTAACAATAGAAATATAATTCAACAATCACTTATTAATAACCCACTGTATAAATAATTTCATAAAGATTTAAGACATGACATGCTTGTTGTACACAGTTATTTTCTAATAGGATTAGTTGATAAGTATATAATATCACGCATCATGTCTTAGGTATACCATGgtcgaaaaaaaaatatatgcctTCGCATCAATTAGAAGCCACAAGCAAATTATGTCAATTGAATGTAGTAAtttgtttttgttcttttattcCCTGCATGATGTGTGAACATGTAACTTCATTAGTTATTCTAACTTATGAACTCTTCTGCAGACCATGAGCAGACAGGAAGAAACATTGGACGAAGAGCCTGAATTACCAGCAGAAGTAGTTGCAAATGCTGGAGGAATTCCAATTGTCGGTATGGTGTTTGAAAATGAGGACAAGGCATATGACTATTACATCAAGTATGCAGGAAGTGTAGGTTTTAGCGTCCGTAAAGGCTGGTGGGATAAATCTGCCAGAAATGTTACTAGATCACGGGTTTATGTGTGCTCCAGAGAAGGCTTTCGGCCAAAAAACGAAACAAGGAGACCACGAGCAGAAACAAGAACTGGTTGTCCTGCTTGTATGGCAATCAAACTGACATCCAGTGGTAAATACCGTGTAATGGAATTTGTTGCCGATCATAACCATCAGCTTGCTGCACCCTTAGACATGCAGATGTTGAGCTCAAAAAAGATGCTAACTAATGTTCAACCTTCTGGACGTCAGAATGCTAGTATTATTCCTGTCGGATATAAAAATTATATCCGAGTTAAACGTTCTAAGGCGGTGCAGTTGGGTGATACAGGGGCCTTGTTCGAATACTTTCAGAGGATGAAAGGTGATAATCCATCATTTTTCTATGCCATCCAGGTTGATGAATACGATCAAATGACTAATGTCTTCTGGGCAGATGCAAAGTCCATGATGGATTATCACTATTTTGGTGATGCTGTATGCTTTGACACATCTTATAGAGCAAATGAATATGGCAGGCCATTAGCTTTATTTATAGGCATTAATCATCATAGACATGTGGTTATTTTTGCTGCAGCATTTCTATATGATGAAAGTGTAGAATCATTTAAATGGCTGTTTGAGACTTTTAAGACAGCAATGTGCGGGAAGCAACCACACACAATTTTCATTGATCAATGCTTAGCTATAAGTGATGCAATAACTGCTACATGGCCTGGTACAGTTCAACATTTATGTGTTTGGCAAATATTCCAAAATGCCACTAAGCAACTAGCAGATGTCTTTGAAGGCTCAGAAAACTTTGCACATGATTTTGAACAATGTATATATTATgattttgaggatgaagatgagttTCATTTGGCATGGAAATTGATGTTAGAGAAATATGATCTTAAGGATAATGAGTGGTTGACTAAACTATatcaagaaaaggaaaattggtCCTCACCATATGGTCGGCAAACATTCTCTGCAGATATAAAAAGTGCATTAAGAGCGGAGAATTTTGGTAGTTATCTAAAAGAGCATCTGAATTTGGAAAAGGATCTAAGAAGCTTTCTGGAGATATATGAGTTATTGTTAGAGCAGCGAAGATATAATGAGTTGCAGGCAGATTATAATGCAAATCAACCCCACCCAAGAATACCACCTTTAAGATTGCTCTGGCAAGCTGCAAATGCATACACGCCTGCCGTGTATGATATCTTCAGAAGAGAGGTCGAATTGTTCCTTGATTCTATGGTGTACTGCTCTGGTGAAGCTGGAATTCTATTTCAGTATGAGGTCACAGTCAAAGAAAAAAGTAAAGTGCACTGTGTCAGATTTGATTCATCCAATGGTTCTATTATATGCAGTTGTGGTAAGTTGGAATCTGTTGGGATTCCATGTTGCCATGTACTAAAGGTATTAGACCTCAGAAATATTAAAGAGCTTCCACCACAATACATTTTGAAGAGGTGGAGAAAAGATGCCAAGGTTGGGAATTTAAATGAGAACCATGGCATCACCTTAGACAGTGACTCTAAATCATCTGTATCAAAGCGTTATAGCTCTCTTTGCCGCACATTGTTCAAACTCGCTGCAAGGGCTGCTGAAAATGAGGAAGCTTTCACATTGATGGTCAACCATTCGGATCAACTTCTCGACGAAGTTGAGCAAATTTTGCAAGCAAGACTTCTTGAGAAACCAGCAATCAGTGGCACATCAAAGGGCCATCCTCATAATCTGATTGATAGCAGAAATTCAAGCCATGGGACTGGTAATGATCCTCAAAAGCCTAGTGGAAAGAAGAAGAGCAATGGAGGTACACGTCgtagaaatgaaaatgaagtTGAATTAAATAAACGGCAAAAGGCAAGAAAAGGTTTGTGCAAATTCTGTTTCTATAATTGCACTTATCCTGTGTTCTGGTGATCAAAGGTTTTATTTAGGCTTGTTATAATGTTAATTTTAGGACAACCTGATGATGCAGAAGTGTCAGCAAGAGATAATGAAACACATGTTCCACCAAACAGCATCTCCTCTCAACCAAGGAATCCTGGAAATCAGTTTCTTGTGCCTAATCAGTTTATGCAGGTGTGTTTTTGCGGAGAAGCATATATATGTATCTCCTTGAATTTAACCTTTTATTTGCGTAATGTTTcttactttgttttttttttgctacTTTATACATTTTACCcacttttttttttgatgaagggGCCTTTTGTGGCACCTCACCAATTTGGAGTTGGTGCCATGCAAGGATATCCAATGAGTCAATTCGGTCAGGTCAGTGCAATTTTTAGTACAATCTGATTTTCAGAACTTTTGTTTGTtaactggtttcatccaattcctgCCAATATTCAGGATTCCTCAGCGTCAACTTTACCTCAACAGCCATTCACTAATAGTTCCCACTTTACTCAGGTAACCCCAATCTTGTCAATAATTGTCCAAAACAAGCATGCAATCATGGTTCTTTTCAGTTTAGAGTTAAATTTCCATCAAATTTTATAATGACAGTCATCTCTTGTTGGGTTGTATAAAAGTCTCATAATTCGTGCACATGTAGCCCGAGTTTGCCTCTATGCTGCCTAACCTTGCTTTATCCAGGCTTATTGGTGCATCAGTGCAGTGCTACTTTTGTGTGAAACTGTGAATGGTCTTTCTTTTAATTTATGTTCAGCATTAGTTTTGTTTAACTTGCCATGCATTTATTATAAATGTCATAATCTTGTTTGCTTGGTCAAACTAAATCATTTTACAATATGATGTAATTATTTGGAAATTTCGTGCAGGGATTTCCTACTCCAGATTTGCAAGCGCTGCAGTTCATTGGGAACAATGCTCAACTCGATCATCAAAGTAACGATCAAGGACAATGTGCTATTCCAGTTTGGGATTTTCTGTGAGTTATAATATCATCCACCTTCGTTGTTCAATGATAATACCAGTAGTAAAATGAATCTGCGTCAGTCATTATTTTGTTGTTGGGACAGCTCCGAACGGTTCTCAGTGCGTGATGTTGTAAATGAGCTGCATATTCTTGTTGAGGGGTTGAAGTTAGGCATGGTTTTGTTAACTTCACATCCGTTTATAGAATGTAATATTCCATCGGCCTAAGTAAAATTTCATTATTTGGGCCACAGAAGATTTCTCCACCTTTGTTAAATTCATGGTGTGAAGTTGTTTATTGAAAATCCAAATCTTAATACAACGATTATTGATGGAACTCGTTAACGTTTATCTTCTATTTGTCAAATTCCTCTTGAATGATCACATCAATGTACATGCTTGAGGATTGGATTACTTACAACAGAGTGAGACAGTCAACAGGCCTCTTGAATTGGTTTTGCAATACACTTCTACTTGTGTATATATTTTCTAGTGCCTAATGTGTGGAATCCAATCCACAAGACGACCTATAAATTGACTTGGTCAATAAGGATATTTGATGATGCTGCCGACCCAACATACAGTCGTCCTATACGGCAACTATGAACTTGGCCTTGAGCTCCATTGGCGTCATTCCAATCTAACCAAACTATGAAATGGGTCATCTCTGTTAGACACCATAGAAGGGTCAATTGAGGCAAGTCCATGAAAAAAGGTCTTACAACTAGCTAGTCCACAATATGCATAATGTGGCGTCCACAACATTCTACACCATGCTGAACCTACTTGCAGACCTTATTCGCCGTATAGTATATGATTTATTTCTCTTGCCCAATGACCATGGCCTTCTCATTGATCcaacttaaaaaatcataaatCTAATTAGTTTTATTGGTTGGTTGACTAATTTAGTTTCACGGAATTTTTCTATCGGTCACTAGGATAGTCTCATTGATTGGTCTTAGGATGATCCATTTGGTCCCACGGAATTTTTTCTCTGGCCACCaaggtaaatcaggaagcgcGCGCGACGGGCAACCcagaagtccaacatcctttgTTTGTGCGTCCCACTTGgaggaaatttttttacaaagacGTCATAGTTAAGGATCGAACTATGAATACCTGGATGATAATTTAGATATCCTACCGTGAGACCATAACCCTAGGGATAAAATCCTCATAGAGCAATGCCAagacaacaatcttcatcaaacatgATGCTTCCACTAGGTTAGACAATCTAAAATCCCTTATCCTTCAATCTTCATCAAACATGATGCTTCCACTAGGTTAGACAATCTAAATTCCCTTATCCTTCAATCTTCATCAAACATGATGCTTCCACTAGGTTAGACAATCTAAAATCCCTTATCCTTCTTGCGTTTTTTTCCTCCTCTCAAAGATGATTTACCAATATCTTGATTGTAAAATCACCCTCTAGTACACCCTTGTTTAGATCATTATGATGCCCTCGGGGCTATGGTATAGTAGGATATCCCGTTATTACCTAGACACCCATAGTTTGATTCTCAATTACAGTGTATTTATAGGGATTTTATTTCTCTAAATGAGATTTGTAACCAAGGGGTACTGGACTTCTAGACCGTTCACTATGAGCGCTTCCTAATTTATTCTGATAATTGATAGAAAATTAAATTGGGTTGATGTTCCTTAACCTAATTAATCCATTTTTTAAGGAACATCATAGTGTAAGGTAACAAATTACATTGTAGAaggctgttttttttttaaaaaaaaaataataaaaaaattggaaGGCTTTCTCTATAATGGCATATCaaactatatatatatgaataaaataCTTTCCCTGTAGCTCATGCCATCCAAGTAATCGAGGGCTTAGGTAGGTATTAGCCTACCTGTGCTAAAGCTCATGTCCATTTTAGGATTTAGGGACGAAGGTCATATATTTAGAAAGCTCTTTATATATTTGACTATTTTAGCTTGGAGATTTCTATAATTTATCAAAAGAAGTATgtagaaaatgaaaattattaAAAGGCATATTGTAATTATGTATTTATCAAAGAGCGTAATAAAATGATGTAGAATTTTCATTTTAATCCTCCCGGTAATCTCCTCTCTTAAGTCGTCATTTTTCAGGCATCCGAATcacattttaaatcattttaatttaaaaataatagtgATGGTGATGGAGCGATCATttttctccctccctctttcagctcgtgttagttagagccctagaatcaatcatatgatgattgttgtatggactcattgtatcatatttttatgtatataaaggcgtttgttttggttattatacttacttgtattggtgtcaaataactaagtataatagcgtccttgagtagaaggttcttatctatatcaatcgattagttgaatcgatagtgagatggtatagataacactactcttaatcattcctagtcaagtattaacattcagggataatgttaatgcgacgagactagcatgtaggtcaactcaatgacttgatctcacaagtcatggatatggagatatcaagttgacacatgggtatgcattggagaatgtatactgaatgacccgccatgagaaagtatcatggatcgttatataagtatcatatattttctcatgtggctattagtatgactattagtccttggacctgaagtcaccatggttccctacataaggagttacatactttggcttcgtcaaatgtcacccgtaattaggtggactataaaggcgattactgggtatgtaacaaattatgcggagggatgtgagtgatgtagatgggatctatccctcctatataacgggagtgacatcgttattcttgatagagtgagaccactaagtgcatggtcatgccctaatgagtcaatatgagatattgagctcatttgattagagtgagtctacttggagttcaagatttagattgattaaaggatgacatggtctatgcctcgcattgatcaatctaagtgtcaaggatagaaagacacttgtcatatattgtgaagagtcacaattagtagtcacaaggtgatgttggatctcaacattcttgtaacttgggtagtaatgatgtgttgctagatgccgctcattacttatgcttctaaatgggtttaggagcattgccaacgttacaagaacctatagggtcacacacaaagggcaattagatggagattaggttcatttgatgtacctagaggattaggttcatgtgatgaaccaaattggattaagagtaatccaaattagattaattgagtaagactcgattgagttagacttgagttagactcaagtgaggttagacttgagttagactcaagtgaggctagacttgagttagactcaagtgaggcttaatgatgatattcattgaattttaaattcaatgataaatgtaattcaatttgaattttatattcaaattttgaatgagtttcaaaatggtcatttaatgaagaatattaaatactcattaaggctcattaatggtgttaatgagcattaagtattttcattagatgaaaatacttaagccattttttactcttattttcattattgatcattattcctccttgcttcttcttttctccctctcctcttccttggccgaaaccctcaaagagtgctagcacactctaaggtttcttctccatctctattgttcgtgtggatacgtatagaggtgtgtccacttgaacacactcgagatctggtaacttttggacgagcgggattcgcgaagggcttcgctataagggtaatctcttaaccatatagatctaatgtagatctaggatagaaaaacatgtacacgaaatttttgttcttttaatcttcgcacggatccggtggcatgggatttcgaggtttccgcaacgcaaaaagcgatttttgcggctcgaaaatcccaacagttgtatcagagccacgtgcgaa from Zingiber officinale cultivar Zhangliang chromosome 4B, Zo_v1.1, whole genome shotgun sequence includes:
- the LOC121974919 gene encoding protein FAR1-RELATED SEQUENCE 4-like isoform X2, with product MVHISEITDGAAASAKEDEKDVSETLLAAVHTSVEQDSSTHGLEQPPPQVQEPASPFEQNEPPPLPLLLPPQETPLEPDEAVRPPPLEPEPELAPASVCPSASVPLDSSQIVAPAPATASSDVKVPYNEYALRVAYIMRSYLNMRSSGAAADFASAGSNGESCCRAMMEVTRKENGRWGVSKVETEHTHLLDPPQDLASTLATGGLVPVLGMEFDSISAAKQYYSAYSEKMGFQSKTGSGKKSRGTRLLLMQRFLCSKGHFPTYVNAAENATRKRKRILNKKVAKKEAKEVKTDCDMLEAIEVENLVEKDSMALEDQRGEIDAEKAPSGSGNDKGKGKNCGKVPLVSNSGQSRLLRELGIRVSRYTNEERRNIILKYMQKRSGRQAVDRSIKIPSRQALAERRQRGVGGKFLSREETQTMSRQEETLDEEPELPAEVVANAGGIPIVGMVFENEDKAYDYYIKYAGSVGFSVRKGWWDKSARNVTRSRVYVCSREGFRPKNETRRPRAETRTGCPACMAIKLTSSGKYRVMEFVADHNHQLAAPLDMQMLSSKKMLTNVQPSGRQNASIIPVGYKNYIRVKRSKAVQLGDTGALFEYFQRMKGDNPSFFYAIQVDEYDQMTNVFWADAKSMMDYHYFGDAVCFDTSYRANEYGRPLALFIGINHHRHVVIFAAAFLYDESVESFKWLFETFKTAMCGKQPHTIFIDQCLAISDAITATWPGTVQHLCVWQIFQNATKQLADVFEGSENFAHDFEQCIYYDFEDEDEFHLAWKLMLEKYDLKDNEWLTKLYQEKENWSSPYGRQTFSADIKSALRAENFGSYLKEHLNLEKDLRSFLEIYELLLEQRRYNELQADYNANQPHPRIPPLRLLWQAANAYTPAVYDIFRREVELFLDSMVYCSGEAGILFQYEVTVKEKSKVHCVRFDSSNGSIICSCGKLESVGIPCCHVLKVLDLRNIKELPPQYILKRWRKDAKVGNLNENHGITLDSDSKSSVSKRYSSLCRTLFKLAARAAENEEAFTLMVNHSDQLLDEVEQILQARLLEKPAISGTSKGHPHNLIDSRNSSHGTGNDPQKPSGKKKSNGGTRRRNENEVELNKRQKARKEVSARDNETHVPPNSISSQPRNPGNQFLVPNQFMQGPFVAPHQFGVGAMQGYPMSQFGQDSSASTLPQQPFTNSSHFTQGFPTPDLQALQFIGNNAQLDHQSNDQGQCAIPVWDFLSERFSVRDVVNELHILVEGLKLGMVLLTSHPFIECNIPSA